GCCGCATGCTCCGCCAGACCCCCTCCCGGGTCAGCCCGGCGGGCGTGGCCTCGTCCTCGGGCCTGCGCAGCGGAACCGTCCAGCTCAGTACGGTCATCAGGCGCTCGCACCTCCGTCCGCGACGAGGTCGTGGCCGACCACGAAGCTCGACTCCTCGGAGGCCAGCCACAGCACCGCCGCGACGACCTCCTCGGGGCGGGCCAGGCGGCCGAGCGGGATGCCGCCGGAGAGGCGGGCGTCCCGCTCCTCCGCGGTCTCGCCGGGGAGGAAGGTCATCCGGGTGTCGGACGCGCCGGGGCTGACGGCGTTGATGCGGATGCCGTCCTTGATGTGGTCGAGGGCGGCGGCGCGGGTCAGGTTGCTGACCGCGGCCTTGGAGGCGACGTACGGGGCGACGCCCGGGTAGCGGACGTGGTCGCCGATGTTCGAGCTGGCGTTGATGATGACGCCGCCGCCGTTCCCGCGCATGTGGTTGATCTCGTGCTTCATCGAGAGCGCGACGCCCGTCAGGTTGACCGCGATCACCGAGTGCCAGGTAGCGTCGTCGGTGTCGCCGAACGGGGCGGGCGCCGGGAAGATGCCCGCGTTGTTGTGGGCGATGTGCAGGCCGCCGTGGCGGGCGACGGCCGTCTCGACCATCGCCCTGACGGAGGCGGAGTCGGTGACATCCACGCCGACGGCACTTGCCGTGCCGCCCGCGGCCTCGATCAGCTTGACCGTCTCCACGGCGTTGTCGGGGTTGAGGGAGGCGGCGACGACGGTGGCGCCGCGGGCCGCGAAGGCCAGTGCGCTGGCCCGGCCGATACCTGAACCGGCACCGGTGACGAGGACGACCTTGCCGTCGAAGCGGGAAGTGGTCTCGGTGGTAGGCATGAAAGAGCGATCCTCGTGTGTCGTGCAGGGTGGGAACGACCGCCGCGGCGCGGGCGGAGGCGGAACACCGTTGTAAGGAGTGAAAGCGCCTGGCGCCCCTTCATGCTGCAAGCCCCGTTCCGGCCTTTTCCAAGACGCTTCCGCGAATCCGTCAGGTCTTCCTGGGCCTGCTTCCTCTACCTGACGCATTCCTGAACCGGGCTTGCATTCGCGTCGCCCCTGCCCCGCTGGCCGCCATCCCGGCCCTCATGAAAGCGGTGGCCTGTCGTACCCGGACCGGTACTGCGCCGCGAGGAGGCCGGTCGGGCGATCTACGTCACGGGCGGCTTTCCGCTTGCCCTGCCGGGTCAGGTTCTTCTGTCGGCGCGGGGGCTTGCGGCCTTGCAGGCCGAGCTCGGCCGTGATCTGCGCGACGGTGTGCACGGTCGGCACGCCGGCAGTCACGGCGCTCGGCCGCGGTGCGAACTCGTTCATCAGCCTGGGGTTGTGGCGGAGAGGCAGGCCCGCAGTTCGGTTTCGCCGGCGTTGCCGCCGGTGCACATGATCGCCACGCGCCGGCCTGCGAGGCCGTCGCGCGCCGCGAGGAGCGCCGCCAGCGGTGCGGCGGCGGCCGACTCGGCCACCGTACGGGCATCGCGCATGAGCAACCACTGAGCCCACCGGAGGTCGTCATCGTCGACCAGTACGAAGTCTGCGAGGTGGTCGCGCAGCAGGCGCTGCGTCAGCTCGAAGCCCGACCCGGTGGCCAGACCCTCCGCCGACGTGTTGTTCGTACGCTCGACACAGCGGCCTGAGCGCCAGGAGTCGTGCGCGGCCGGTGAGTTGCGGGACTGCACCGCGATGACGCGGCAGCGCGGGCTGATCGCTGACGCCACCAGGCATGCGGCGGCGGCGCCGCTGCCGCCTCCGACCGGCACGATGATCGTGTCGAGGTCTGGTTCCTGCTCGAAGATCTCCAGATACGCCGTGGCCACACCCGCTATCAGGTCCGGTTCGTTCGCCGCGCTGACCAATCGCATCCCACGCCGAGGGGCGAGCTGTTCGGCGTGGCGGCGGGCCGCGTCGAAGTCGGCGCCGGCTTCGACCAACTCGGCACCCAGACGCCGCACGGCCTGGGCCTTCAGAGGATTCGGGTTCTCCGGCATGACGATGGTGCACGGGACGTCAAAGAGCGCCGCGGCATAGGCGAGGGACTGCGCGTGGTTGCCGGTCGAGTACCCGAGAACACCCCGCGCACGCTCGCCCGGATCCATCGCGGCCAGCAGAGCGACGCCTCCTCGGACCTTGAAGGCGCCGGTCGGCTGCAGATTCTCGTGTTTGACGAGCACACGGACGCCGGCGCCGACGGCGGCGTCGAGCGCCGGGTAGGAGAGCAGCGGGGTCGGTGACAGGTGTGCGCGCTGCAGACGACGCGCGCGAAGGACATCGGAGATCGTCGGACTGTGCATGACGTCATGCTGTGTACCGGACGACCCATAGCACAAATGCCAGCTTTCGATGAGTCCATTGATATCGTCGATGAATGTTCGACGAGAACCGGCTCCGGGTGTTCGCCGCCATCGCTCGCGAAGGCTCGGTGACGGCTGCCGCCACCGCACTGCACTATGCGCAGCCGTCGGTCAGCCACCACCTCGCCAGGCTCGAAGCCGAAGCCGGTGTACCGCTCGTCCAGCGGGCAGGCCGTGGCATCCGGCTGACCGAGGCCGGCCGGCTGCTGGCCGATCGCGCGGAGGAGATCCTCGGCCGTATCGATTCGGCCCGGACCGAACTGGCCGCCCACGCCGGGCTCAGCACCGGACGCGTGCGCCTCGCGGCGTTCCCTTCCGCGCTCGCCACCGTCGTACCGACGGTGGCCGCCGCCTTCGGCGCCGCGTACCCGGACATCGAACTGGCACTCATCGAGGCAGAGCCTTCGGAAGCGCTGGCGGCCCTGCGGCGCGGCGAGGTCGATGTCGCCTTCACCTTCCACCATGGTGACGGTCCACTCAGTGACCGCGAGGGCCACACCGTGACGCCGATCCTCCACGAACCGATCTACATCGTCAGCCGGGCCGGCGGATCCTGGCCTGGTCCGCGCACCGACCTTGACACCTACCGGGGGCAGCGGTGGATCGCCGGCTGCGAGCGGTGCCGCACGCACCTCCTGTCAGCGTGCGCACAGCGCGGCTTCACTCCTGCGATCGCCTTCGAGACCGACGACTACGTCGCAGTCCAGGCACTCGTCGCCGCCGGCCTCGGCGTCAGTACGCTGCCCGGCCTCGCCCTGCGCGCTCATCTCCACCCCGGCGTGAGGATCGACCGCCTGACGGACGACCACCGCTTCGTCGACGCCGTCGTCTACGGCGCACCACCGGCTCCGGCTCCGGTCGAAGCCTTCGTGAAAGTTCTCAAGGACACCGCCGTCCAGCCCACCCCATGGCCCTGAAGCCTCCAGCCAGTCCACGCGCGGGACGGACGTGTCGACGGCGCTGCCGAGGTGGAAGGCCGCCCAGAGGCCCGGCGAAGGACACTGTCCGGCCTGCGCACCGTCCGGGCCGGCGGCGAGGACGATGCGCAGGCCGCGTCCGCGCGGGGCGAGTTCGGTGAGGTCCACGCGCGCCACTGACGTCTGGAGCAGCCACGTGACGGGGGTGGCCTCGAAGACCAGACCGCTGACCGTACCGGCGGAGGCGATGAACCGGGCGGTGGCCGACATCTCCTCGCCGGCCAGGATGACGGTGCCGGTGACGGTCAGCGCGGACGGGTCGGCGGTGGCCCCGGTCAGGACCAACTGGCGTTCGGGCAGGTGCTCGAAGGTGGTCGATTCCTCGTGCCAGGCCAGTCTGCTGGTGTCGAGCTCGAAGAGGCCTGACGCCTCGGTGGGAAAGAGCGCGCGCAGCGCCTCGACCGTCAGTGCCATGGGAAACAAACCCCGCAGGTGAACGTCCGTTCCGGCTACAACAGGTGACGCTATAGGGACGGAAAGTAGCATCCCATGATTTTCCCAAGAAGCCGCACCCCCTACGAGACCGGGCACCGCACCCCTCCCCCGGCCCGATGCCCGCCCAACCAACGGCCGAACAGCGTTGCGGCATTCGGTGCACCCGGCGGGGCAGACCCGGCCCGCTGCGGTGCGCAGGCTGGGGCCGCTTGGCGGCCGCGGTATCGGCACAGGTCCTCGCCGGCTGTTCCGTGCAGGCAGATCAACCGAGCGGGGGGTGTAGGCGCTGGGCGTCGGGGGGAGGAAGCGGTCGGGCTTCCGAACGGAGCCGGTGGCGGTCTGTGTACGGACCGCCGACAGGCTGGACTAGAGGATGATCATGGCTCGTGGCACAGTGAAGTGGTTCAACGCCGAGAAGGGCTTCGGTTTCATCGCCCAGGACGGGGGAGGGCCGGACGTCTTCGCGCACTATTCGAACATCGCCGGGGGCGGCTACCGGGAGCTGCGCGAGGGTGAGGCGGTCACCTTCGACGTGACCCAGGGGCAGAAGGGCCCCCAGGCGGAGAACATCATCCGCTCCTGACTCCCCGGAAACCGCCCGGCGCCTGCATGCGCGGGCGCCGGCCGCCGCAAGCCGGCGCAACGAGCAACCGGGTGAACCGCTGCGTGCACCGCGCGGTTTGTCCCAGTCGGGAGAAGTCGCGAAGTGTGAGCGGAGGGGGGCACATCCGGAGGCGTGTGAGGGTCCGCCCCTGGAGTGCGATGTGTGCGGACGGCGATGTGGCAGGTGGCATCACGGACGCCGGCGGACCAAGGAGAGGATCTCCACTGAGCCGCACGCCCAAGCCGGAGCCGACTGCTCCCGTGTCCTGACTGCCGGAACCGTCCGGCCCGTGATTGTTTTGGAGGCATGACAGGCAAGGTTCGTGCCCGTGTACTGCCGGCCTCGCAGCGCCGTTCCCTGGACGAACTGACACAGGATCTCATCCTGTCGACCGGGGACACCGCATCCAAGCGCTCGGCCTTCTGGACGATGCTGACGCTGTCGTCGGTCATCGCGGCAGGCGGGGTACTCACCGACTCGACGGCGACGGTGATCGGCGCCATGATCATCGCGCCGCTGTCCACACCGATCATGGGGATCGCTCTGGGCTCGGTGCAGCGCCGCCGCACCGGGTCGGCCGCGATCGTCCTTCTCGCGTGCCTGCTGGTGATCGCGACGGGAGTCGTCATGTCGGTGGCCTTGCCGAGCAACTACGACCTGCTGTCGAACAGTCAGATCTCCTCACGGACGTCGCCGGGCCTGATGGACCTGATCGCCGCCCTGGCGACCGGCTTCGCCGGAGCGGTGGCGCTGGCCCGCCGCGACGTCGCCGCCGTGTTGCCCGGCGTCGCGATCGCCATCTCCCTCGTCCCGCCTCTGGTGGTGGCCGGAGTGTGCCTGGGGCAGTTGTCGGGGTGGCTGGCACTGGGCGCGCTTGCCCTGTTCGTGTCGAACCTCTTCGCCCTTGTCTTCGCCGGCATGGTGGTGTTCGCATCGCTCGGTTACGCCGCGGAGGCGGACAGGGCAGCCGGGCGCCCCGCCAGGGGGGCATCTGTCGCCATGGCCCTGCTGTTCGTTGTCGTACTCGTTCCGCTGGCTGCCAACACCACGGCCACGCTGCTGCTCAACGCCTGGACCGGCCGCACCAAGGAGGCTGCGGAACAGTGGCTCGGGGAGGAGCCGGACGCGACCGTCACGAGCGTCGAGGCGGCCTCCCGGACGATGTACATCCACGTTCGCACCCCTGGAGAACTCCCGCCGGTGAAGTCCCTGCTCGACCGGCTCGACGGACGGATCCCGGACGGCATCCCCGTTGTGGTGGACACCTCACGCGGTCGGCGCATCGACGCCGGAAGGGTCGGCGGCTGAGCGCGGCGCCCGCATCCTGCCCTACCTGGTGCTGTTCCAGCTCGCCCTCCCGCTCGCCGCCCCCTCATAGACGCCGTGGACCCCTACGGGCCCACCACCGCAACATCCTCGGTTCCCACCATCGCCTGGGCCGCGTTCTGCCTCGCCCAACTCGCCCTCGCCGCCTACGCCCTGCGCAAGGACGACGGAGCAGCGCGACCTATGGCTCGTCCCGCACCATCAGATCCTCTACCGGACGGGCCTGTGCCTGGTCACCCTCCACGCCCTGGCCACTGCCGCCCTCGGAGCCGCTCCCCGATGGCACACCCCCGCAAGCACCCGGGCGAAACCCCGACAGCAAGCAGCCACGCTGTAACCCTCCCGCAAGGACCCGTGGTTTCGGCGCTGCACGGGTCCGGCGCCTGGTCCCCTGTCCCTGTCCCTGTCCCTGTCCCTGCCCCTGGTGCGGGTGCCGCGCGTCCTCGGTGTCGGTGGCTTGGCGCTCAAGTGCCGCCACCGCTACGCGACTGTCCTGATCGATGCCGAGACCGGTGAACACATCGACGTACTCCACTCCCGGGCCGCGGCGCCGACGCCTTGGAGTGGTGGCTGCGCGGGCACCCCGGCGTCGGCTCCGGCGCCTACGGGGAGGCCGTGCGCCGGGCCCTGCCCGAAGCGGTGCAGGTCAGCGACCGCTGGCATCCGCGGAAGAACCTAGCTCGCCGGCCCCGGCCCCCCGCGCGCGTCGGCGTGCGCAACGGTGATGTGGGTGTGGGCGCCGGGAGACTCGAGTTCGTCGACCGCCGCGACTGCCAGGTCCTCGGCGCTGATCCACGACCGGCCGTCGTCGGTGGTGAGCATCGTGGTGGTGCCGCGCCGGTAGCGACCGGTGCGGACGCCGGGCTCGAGCAGGGCGGGCGGGCTGAGGTAGACCCAGTCGCCGTGGGCGTGGTTCCGGCAGGCGCGGAGTTGGGAGACTCCGGCGGCGGCGACCGGCTTCAGCGCGTCCGGCACGTAGGCGGGGTCGTCGGCGACGAGGATCTCCTCGTCGCCGGGGCTGCGCAACGCGCCCGCCCCGCCGACCACGAGGACGCGGATTCGGAACTCCGCGGCGATGTCGAGCACCGTGCGGGTGGTGCTGACGAGGAAATCCTGGTCGACCGGTTCGGTCCGCAGCGCCACGACGACGGCGTCTGCGTCGGGGCGGCCGGCCGAGCCGGCGAGAGCCTCGCGCAGGGCGCGGGCGTCGGCCGCGTCCACGGGGACGGAGGTGACGCTCGGGTGCTCGCCGGCGGGTCTGCGGGACAGGGCAAGGACCCGGTGCCCGCGTCCGAGCGCCTCCGAGATCACGCGGCTGCCGACCATCCCGGTCGCACCGAGCACGGCAATCGTCCGGGGTGTGCTCGGAGCGTCCGCCGTCATCGGAGCCTCTGTCCTCGTCGCCGCGCCAGTCGTGGAATCGGTCATCATCGAATCTGCTCTTCTCGTGGGGGAACGGGAACGGAAAGGGGAGCAACCGCGGGTCGGCGGCGGCGCGCCGTACGGCCGGTCAGGTCCGGCGCGGTGAACTGGGCGGCGAGCAGCGCGGTCAGGGCGACGACGAAGCCGAGGGATTGCAGGGCGCCCAGCGACTCGCCGAGCGCGACACCGACGCCGGCCGCGACGAGCGGGGACAGCAGCACCAGCGGCGCGGACGCACCGACCGGCAGCGTTCCGAGCCCGTGGAACCACAGGGTGAAGGAGATCAGCCCGCCCATGCTGCCGAGCCACAGGTATCCGGCGGCGGCTCCGCCGTCGATCCGCTCCGGCATCCCTTCGAATGCGAGGACCAGTGGAAGCAGCAGCAGTCCTCCGAACGTGAGTTGCCAGCCGGCAAGGGTGATCGGGCCGACCCCCTGGGGCCGTCCCCATCGTTTGGCCAGAACCACGCCGCCGGCCATGCCGGCCGTGCCGCCGAGGCCCGCGAGGATTCCGACGAGGTCGAGGCGGGCGCCCGGCCCGAGCACGACGAGTCCGACGCCGACCACCCCGATCACGCCCCAGCCCAGCCGCCAGGCCGATGGCCGCTCGTGGAGCACCGCGACGGCCAGGGCCGCGACCAGGAGCGGCTGCGCGGCGCCGAGGGTGGCGGCGACGCCACCGGGAAGCCGCTCGGCCGCCAGGAACAACAGAGGGAACAGGGCGCCGATGTTGAGCGCCCCGAGCACGGCGGCCTTCCACCACCAGTCGGCGCGGGGCAGTACCCGGGTGATTGCCAGCGCGAGCAGCCCCGCGGGCAGCGCGCGCACCAGTCCGCCGAACAACGGATGCCCGGGCGGCAGCAGTTCGGTGGTCACCGCGTAGGTCGTGCCCCAGGACATCGGGGCGAGCGCGGTCAGGGCGACGGTCGTCGCGCGTCGCGCGGACGCGGTCCGCGGCGAGCCCGTCGACCGCTCGGTCGAGGTGTGCATGCGGTGAAGTCTCGGGCCCCCACGGCCATGCATCCAAAGCATGATTGAGATGCCAGCCATGAACTGGGACGATCACCGGGTGGACCTCCAGCAGATGCGGTACGTCGTGGCCGTCGCCGAAACCCTCAACTTCACCCGCGCCGCCGAGCGATGTGACGTGGTGCAGTCCTCGCTCAGTCACCGGATCGCCGGCCTGGAAAGGGAGTTGGGCGTCCAGCTGTTCGCCCGCTCCAGCCGTCGCGTCGAGCTCACCAGCGCCGGTGTGGCCTTCCTCGTCGGTGCGCGCGAGTGCCTGGCCGCCGCCGACCGCGCGGTCGCGGACGCCGCCGCGGCGACCGGCGTGGTACGGGGCCGGCTCGCGGTCGGCGTCATTGTGACCACCGCTGCCGTCGACGTGCCCGACCTGCTGCGGCGCTACCGGGACCAGCACCCGCACGTCAACGTCCGCCTGCGCGCCGGGGGCAGTGACGAACTGGTCGCCGCGATCCGCACGGGCGAACTCGACATCGCCTTCCTCGGCCTGCCCGAGGGGGAGGAACCGCCAGGGGTGGAGAGCCTCGTCCTCGACCACGACGCGCACGTGCTGGTGGTGGCCGCCGGGCACCCGCTCGCGGGTGCGTCGCGGGTCGCGCTGCGGGAGATCGTGGCGGAGACGTTCGTGGACTTCACCGAGGGCACGCCCGCCCGGGCCCAGTCGGACCGGGCGTTCGCCGCCGCCGGCCTGGCCCGGGACGTCGCATACGAGGCGGGGTTCGCCGAACTGATCCCCCGCCTCGTCGCGCGCGGGCTCGGCGTCGCGATGCTCCCCTCCGCCTTCATCCGCCCGCTGGCCGCCGCCGACCCCGAAATCGCCCTGGTGCCGCTCGTGGACGGTCCCCGTCGCATCGAGAGCCTGGCCTGGAGCCGGTTCAACCCCAGCCCGGCCACCCGCGCCATGCTCGACGTCCTCGGAGTCAGCGCCACTCCACGGCCAGGGGCCGGACCCGCCGCCGACTAGCTTGATCTTCCACCTGTGCGGCGGGGGCGTGGGATGGTCGACTTCTTGTTCCGGGCCGTCGTGGTGCCGGTCTTGCGGGGTGTGTGGACGTCGTGTCGTGGGGTGGGCCTGGCACGAGCCTTGTCCGGGATGCGCATACCCCACCAACGATCCCCAGAACGGGAAGCGACACGTTGATGATCTGCAAGCCTCCAGGCTCGCTTTCCCCGGCCCTGTGGCAGTGCCGGGTGCAGCTCAGGGCACGCAGGCCGGCGTCTACGGCTTCGCGCCGGTGCGGGCGGTGGCCGGCGCCGGGCTGTCGTCCCTCCCCACCGAGGAGTGCAGCTTGCCCAGGAGGCGGCCCGCGCCGTGCTCAGCGAGCTGCCGGGCCCGGTGGAACACGTCGGCGTCGAGCACCGGCCGGATGCGCACCCAGGAGCGAGCGACGGCCACCGCCCAGGCGTCGATCTCCTCCGCCACCCGCTCCAGCAGGCGCGGCACGTCGCCGTACAGGCCGCCGATCCCCGGCCCGAGGCGCACCTGCTCGTCCCGCAGCCGGCCCGGCTCCCCGCGGACCCCGGCCGGCGGATGTGGCCCGGATCGCCGCGAGCTCCTCCTCCGGTGTCGGGGACGGACCGGCCGGCGCGGGATTGAGGAAGCCAGGAGCGTACTGGGTATCGCCTTCCTCCCGGTCGACGGCCGCCCGTCGAGCCGTGTCGTGCCGGCTCGCCGCGCGGGCGCCGCCGATCCGCTTGCCGACGCGGCGGCCGCGGCGGCCGCGAGGCAACCCGTCGCTGGAGTCGGCCATGCCACGGCCGCGGCCTGAGCCGCAGGGCGAATCTCCGCCTGGTCGGGACGCGACCCGTTCTCGGCCCGCGGCGAAGGACCGGACACGGGGTCCGGCACCGGCCCGTCACCGACCGTGCGGTCAGAGCTCAGGCCCTGCGGGACCAGCGCCGAACAGCGTGACTTCCACGGCATCGCCGTCGCCCGGGACACCTCTCCCGGCGCGTGCGCGGCCGGGGTCTTCGTGATGTCGACCCCAGCGGCCGCATTCCCCTGCGCTGAGCGCTGACCACGATCGAGCGGTACCAGGCCTCGCCCTCGCCGAAGACCTCGCGCCGCCCCGGCGGACCCCCTTTCACGGCACCGGTGTCGGCTGTCCGAGGGGCGTCGCGGTCCCGGCGCAGGAAAGGCCCTCGCCGAGTCCGGCCGCGATGCGCTGGCGCTCGGGTGGCGGTACCTACGCCGCTGGTCGGGTGGAGGCGACCCCTGGGCTGGCGTTCATCCTGCTGCGGCTTGCCGAGGACCTCATCTGGCCCGTCACGGCCGTGGACGGAGAGGCCGCCGACCTGTGCGCGGACTCTTTCGTGCTGGACGAGGTCGGGTGCGTGCTGCTGTCCGCGCTGCGGAACTGGGCGCGCGACTCCGCCACCACGGCGGTGCCCGGCATCACCCGCAGCATCATCCGCTTCATCGAAAACGTCATCCCCGAGCCCGACGACCACGGAGACACCCACGCCACCCTGGAGGCGATGCGCGACGAGCACCTGGCGCTGGCGCACGCGGCGCTGGCTTTATTCACGGGTTATGGCTCTGGCTCAGCTTCCCGGCTGAGTGACGCTCCGTTACAGCTGGACGTCGAAGAGAGCGATGGACGGGGGTGGCGGGGCAAGCACTGCGCGAAGGCGCGTCAGTATGGCTCGCCACTGCTTCCAGTCCTCCGGGTCGACCCAGTTTGAGGCGGGCCCATCCTCGTCGTCGACGACGCGGGCGAGGGCTTCGTCGGCGAGTACCCGAAGGTCGGGAGGGAACACGGGCATGGGCTTTTCCGGGCCGTAGGACATGTCGACGGGTTCGCCTCCTGGGCACTGCGCCCCGATCAAAGCGGCGGCGGCCACCGCCTCTTCCGCTTCCGTGAGATAGCCGGTTGCGTCGATCGTCCGGACGAGGACGCCTCGGATCAGGGCTTCACGCGCCTCGGGCTCGGCTTCGTCGAGCGCGTTGGCGAAGTCCGCGGCTGTGTCGTTGTCGAAGGGACCGGTATCCCAGGTGCCCATGCTGATCTCCTTGCGTATGGTCGCCCGGATCCTCGCATCAGGCACTGACAACACGACTACGGGGCGAGCAGGACCCGTTTGCGAAGAAGGCCGAAGCCTGCGCGGCCGAACATCTGGCGCTTGAGCATCTTGATCCGGTTGACGTGTCCTTCGACGACTCGGGAGTTCCAGGGCAGCGTCAGGCCGGCGATGACGGCGTCGCGGTCCCGGTCGATGCCGGCCGCGAGAGTGTGGAGGCTGGGCAGGTCGTCCTGGCGGACGGCGTCGAGCCACTGAGGGAGTCGTTCACCCTGGCGTTCGGTAAGCATGTGGGCGAAGGACCGGACGTGACCGGTCAGGGCATCGAGTGCGGGGCAGTTGGCCAGGACGGCCTTGAGCCGGAGCTGTTCGATCTCGGTCAGCGTCTCGGGTTGGCTGAGGATCCATCGCGTCACCACGCGGGGTGCCGGCGGTTGCGCGGTGACCGGCCGTGGCGAGGTGCGCTTCTCTCGCAGGTAGGCGCTGACCCGGCCGAGCTGCCGCGATAGCCCAAGGGAACGATCTCCTCCCAGAGCTTCCAGGCGTTGGTGCAGCCCTCGTCCCAGCGTTGGTCCAGGTAGGGCTTGTACTCGTCGAGGACGGAGGTCCTGCTGTGCTGCCACTGGCCGCGGAAGAGATCTTCCGGCTTCGCAGCGTCGGCGAGGCTCTTGACGGTGCGGTGGGTCATCTGGAGCTGACGCCCGATGGAGCGGCGGCTGTGGCCGGCTTCCAGCAGCGCGTGGACCGTGGCATGCCGGGCTCGGACGCGGTTGGCGAACCGCTCGCTCCGCCATGGCGAGTCCGTCTTCTCCTCGGGCGGCGCGGGTTCGTCGGCCTTCGCCACGGGATCGGGGACCAGAACCCGAAGGCACTGGCGGTGGCGGGCCACCGCACGCTCAGCGGCTTCCCCGAGGTTGTGCCATAAATGCCAGCGGTCCGCGACCTGCGTCGCCTGGGGTGCCCCGGCTGTGGCGCCTTCCGCGAAGAACGGCGCGCGGTCCCTGCAGACGACCTCGATCCCTGGCCGCTCGGCGAGCCAGGCGGCCAGGCTTGATGCCTCTCGATCAGGCAGGAGATCGATCGGTCGACGGGTCTCGACGTCCACCAGGACAGTGCCGTAGCGGCGGCCCTTGCGGGTGGCGTACTCATCGACGCCGACCACCCGAGGAATCGGCACCTCCGGCTCGGGCAGCGCCTCGACCAGGCGCAAGACCGTGCTCCGGCCGATGGACATGCCAAGCACGGCAGCCAGGCGGGCGCCGGCTCGACCAGCCAGGGCGAGGCCGACGGCGGTCAGGATGGAACGCAGTCGTTCTGTGCGCTGGCCGTGTCTGCGGGTGAGACCGGATATCTGCTCCACGAACGTCCGACGCGGGCACTTGGTGTTCCCGCACCGGAACCGCCGGACCCGCAGCTGGAGTACGACGCTTCGTCCGGCGCTCGGGACATCAGCGAGAAACCGCAGGTAGGAGCTGTGAACCCGGGTCGAGCAGACTCCGCATTCCGGGCAGGCGGCGCCGGCCGTGGTGCACTGCGCGTCAAGGCGCACCTTCTCCACGTCCACGTCCACCGACCGCACCGCGATGTCCGCGATCGCCGGGAACAACAGCGCCTTCAGCTGGGGTGCAACGTCGTCCACGACCCGGACTGTCAGCCCAGCGGCACTGACCACCGTCCATTTCCGGGCGACTTCGCATACCGCCCGGAGACGCTCAGCCGTCAGTCACCGTGGCCACTGCACGAAAGCTGAGCCAGAACCATTTGAGGTTCTGGCACAGATCTTGGGGAGTGGTCACAGATGGTGACAGTGAGCTCTTTCAGAGCGGCCACTGATCGGGGGACGGGCCAGCTTCCCGCAACGCACGAGGCTCCTGTGCTGTTGAGAGAGGTGGTCGACGTCTCAACTCATCAGCGCAGGAGCCTCGTTGGTTCCCTATCCTGCCGACCCGCCTCACCAGCGTGCTCTC
Above is a genomic segment from Streptomyces globosus containing:
- a CDS encoding EamA family transporter; its protein translation is MHTSTERSTGSPRTASARRATTVALTALAPMSWGTTYAVTTELLPPGHPLFGGLVRALPAGLLALAITRVLPRADWWWKAAVLGALNIGALFPLLFLAAERLPGGVAATLGAAQPLLVAALAVAVLHERPSAWRLGWGVIGVVGVGLVVLGPGARLDLVGILAGLGGTAGMAGGVVLAKRWGRPQGVGPITLAGWQLTFGGLLLLPLVLAFEGMPERIDGGAAAGYLWLGSMGGLISFTLWFHGLGTLPVGASAPLVLLSPLVAAGVGVALGESLGALQSLGFVVALTALLAAQFTAPDLTGRTARRRRPAVAPLSVPVPPREEQIR
- a CDS encoding DUF4259 domain-containing protein, whose product is MGTWDTGPFDNDTAADFANALDEAEPEAREALIRGVLVRTIDATGYLTEAEEAVAAAALIGAQCPGGEPVDMSYGPEKPMPVFPPDLRVLADEALARVVDDEDGPASNWVDPEDWKQWRAILTRLRAVLAPPPPSIALFDVQL
- a CDS encoding threonine ammonia-lyase, translating into MHSPTISDVLRARRLQRAHLSPTPLLSYPALDAAVGAGVRVLVKHENLQPTGAFKVRGGVALLAAMDPGERARGVLGYSTGNHAQSLAYAAALFDVPCTIVMPENPNPLKAQAVRRLGAELVEAGADFDAARRHAEQLAPRRGMRLVSAANEPDLIAGVATAYLEIFEQEPDLDTIIVPVGGGSGAAAACLVASAISPRCRVIAVQSRNSPAAHDSWRSGRCVERTNNTSAEGLATGSGFELTQRLLRDHLADFVLVDDDDLRWAQWLLMRDARTVAESAAAAPLAALLAARDGLAGRRVAIMCTGGNAGETELRACLSATTPG
- a CDS encoding cold-shock protein — encoded protein: MARGTVKWFNAEKGFGFIAQDGGGPDVFAHYSNIAGGGYRELREGEAVTFDVTQGQKGPQAENIIRS
- a CDS encoding DUF389 domain-containing protein, whose translation is MTGKVRARVLPASQRRSLDELTQDLILSTGDTASKRSAFWTMLTLSSVIAAGGVLTDSTATVIGAMIIAPLSTPIMGIALGSVQRRRTGSAAIVLLACLLVIATGVVMSVALPSNYDLLSNSQISSRTSPGLMDLIAALATGFAGAVALARRDVAAVLPGVAIAISLVPPLVVAGVCLGQLSGWLALGALALFVSNLFALVFAGMVVFASLGYAAEADRAAGRPARGASVAMALLFVVVLVPLAANTTATLLLNAWTGRTKEAAEQWLGEEPDATVTSVEAASRTMYIHVRTPGELPPVKSLLDRLDGRIPDGIPVVVDTSRGRRIDAGRVGG
- a CDS encoding SDR family NAD(P)-dependent oxidoreductase, coding for MPTTETTSRFDGKVVLVTGAGSGIGRASALAFAARGATVVAASLNPDNAVETVKLIEAAGGTASAVGVDVTDSASVRAMVETAVARHGGLHIAHNNAGIFPAPAPFGDTDDATWHSVIAVNLTGVALSMKHEINHMRGNGGGVIINASSNIGDHVRYPGVAPYVASKAAVSNLTRAAALDHIKDGIRINAVSPGASDTRMTFLPGETAEERDARLSGGIPLGRLARPEEVVAAVLWLASEESSFVVGHDLVADGGASA
- a CDS encoding LysR family transcriptional regulator, whose translation is MDLQQMRYVVAVAETLNFTRAAERCDVVQSSLSHRIAGLERELGVQLFARSSRRVELTSAGVAFLVGARECLAAADRAVADAAAATGVVRGRLAVGVIVTTAAVDVPDLLRRYRDQHPHVNVRLRAGGSDELVAAIRTGELDIAFLGLPEGEEPPGVESLVLDHDAHVLVVAAGHPLAGASRVALREIVAETFVDFTEGTPARAQSDRAFAAAGLARDVAYEAGFAELIPRLVARGLGVAMLPSAFIRPLAAADPEIALVPLVDGPRRIESLAWSRFNPSPATRAMLDVLGVSATPRPGAGPAAD
- a CDS encoding NAD(P)-dependent oxidoreductase, whose amino-acid sequence is MTADAPSTPRTIAVLGATGMVGSRVISEALGRGHRVLALSRRPAGEHPSVTSVPVDAADARALREALAGSAGRPDADAVVVALRTEPVDQDFLVSTTRTVLDIAAEFRIRVLVVGGAGALRSPGDEEILVADDPAYVPDALKPVAAAGVSQLRACRNHAHGDWVYLSPPALLEPGVRTGRYRRGTTTMLTTDDGRSWISAEDLAVAAVDELESPGAHTHITVAHADARGGPGPAS
- a CDS encoding LysR family transcriptional regulator, with the protein product MFDENRLRVFAAIAREGSVTAAATALHYAQPSVSHHLARLEAEAGVPLVQRAGRGIRLTEAGRLLADRAEEILGRIDSARTELAAHAGLSTGRVRLAAFPSALATVVPTVAAAFGAAYPDIELALIEAEPSEALAALRRGEVDVAFTFHHGDGPLSDREGHTVTPILHEPIYIVSRAGGSWPGPRTDLDTYRGQRWIAGCERCRTHLLSACAQRGFTPAIAFETDDYVAVQALVAAGLGVSTLPGLALRAHLHPGVRIDRLTDDHRFVDAVVYGAPPAPAPVEAFVKVLKDTAVQPTPWP